The Brassica napus cultivar Da-Ae chromosome C1, Da-Ae, whole genome shotgun sequence DNA segment TTGAAGCTATCTCTGAGCTTCAAATCCCATCTACTTCTCAACCAGACGATGTTTTCAGAGTTTAGAAAACATAACACTTCTTCTTTGGATGTTTCTCCCAAGAATACAGAAAGTGAgcaagaagataaatgtcaaaacaAACCAATGGAGATCATTGATCTCActgatgatgaagctgaagtTCAAGAAAAGTGCTTCATTGATCTCACGACtgatgaagaagctgaagatcaAGAAAAACCATTCATCGATCTCCCGACTGCTGAGTGTCACTTAGAGCTAAAGGAACTGAACAAGAGACTTGAAGAAAAGGAGGTAGTGAGCTCGTTTTAGTATTTTTCATGTGTTTCCTGAAGATAGTATGCATATAAACtttaacaataatatatatcttCTTGAAGGCTGAAATACGAGGAAATTACAAGGAAAAGGTTCAACTAGAAAAGGATAAAAGAGCTTTGCAGGTCTGtgtttttattggtttatattatgtttttagtGGACTCAAATTTttgatgaaataaaatatgtattgacAGAGAGAGATTGAAGGTTTAAGACAGAAGCTTGCTAGCTGATCATCTGCCACACCATCTTGCACTTGCAGTAAGAGGTCTAGCTGCCAATGCTTAGTTGCAAACTATTTTTGTGTTGCGTCATGTGGGTGTTCTTCGGTCAAATGCTCCAACAGAAGCAGAGATGAGGGACTCTTGTAGCTAGTACTTTTTTGTTATCCTGTAATATATATGGCTTGTAACCTATCACATGGTGAGTGTGATTTAGGATGGCCAGTAGTTGTATTTAAAGATGGCTAGAGAAGTTAAAATAAGTATTTTGATTAGAGTTATATGGTGAGTAGAGACTCCTGAGTTCCTTTCTCTCAAGTCTTGTAACAACCTTCTATCGTTGAAATACAACGTATGTTATATTATATCTGTTATTTCTTCAGTTTTGTATCTGCTAGTCTTTCTGGAAGAAAATGAATCTGTGTAAGGTACCTTACCAATCTCAAACTTGCGTGAACCTGAAAGAAGTTGAATTTGTTTGTCTGCAGTTTGTGGATACTCCAAATCTCACTGGATTAGACCGTGCTTAATTATGTTCAGCGATATCAGTGGATTATGCAGGAACATGTCTTTCATTTGCAGCATCCATTGGGTTTTTGTTTAGACCGATCATCAATTAAGAGTGTTTATGAATGTGACATTAATGATGGATAATGGTCACGTTTGTAAGAATTGTATAAGAGTTGGATCCTTAACTTGTCATGTGTTTTGAAGGAAACATGGGATTCGAAATATCGAAATAATTCTTGGAGATAATAGCACACTTGAGCATAAAGGGACATATGACGGAGTATTCTCCATCAATGTTTGAGGTTAGGATTTGTTTTTAAACTAAActttattattatgttacatTTATCTGAAGTGATTGAGCTGTGATTACATCAGGAGGAGATCAACTTACGGTTAGCTCTATCAAGCACAGTTGAGCACTCTAGTTGGCCCCTTCAGCCATGACTATGAGAAGCTCATATTTCGTATTTAATGCATTGTTGTTATCACTTGGCcaatcaattgatcattttATTCTATAAGAACTTTATCTAtggctttcttcttctctagtcTTCTTGTGTTTCTGCCTATTATTTTTGACTCGGACAATGAGTGATGAGAATATTCATCAGGACACAAGTAAAGCTGCGTCGGAGTTAAACAAACTGAAAAGCTTACGTCCTGAGTTAGGTCCGTTTGCATTTGTACGTGGACTTAACGACTAGGCCTAAATGTATTTTCTTTCGAGTATCTTTAATTCCCGATGTAGCTTTTTGGGCCGTCGAGCCTTTTATTGCATGTTGCTTGTGAAAAGTATAATAAAACTGTGGTTATTGATTAGTTGAGAAAAGAATAAACAAGTGTTGGTATTGATGAGTATAATTGACTAATGATCGATGCTTGGAGCATGAACAAGTTAGCGATTAAAAAAGAGAGAACATGAgctagtttttcttctttttttaaagaaaaggcTTTCAGAACATGAGCTACTTTGTAGATGCCTTTCGTATTACTTAATTAAAACTGgcttaataaattatataaaagtaattgtatataatttgattggtaAGCTGTCCATTAACAGAATATAACGTAGTCAACTAATCATAATGCTATGTATTTGGAGTTTTTTATTCatttggaaaaaaatcttaCTAATCATAAGGCTGCAACTAGATTGTCCAAATTTGGAATGAAATAAGTTGAAATGCTCTGTTCCATacattccaatttttttttaccatttatcTTGAATAAAATGAAATGTTTATTCCATCAATTCCAAAAGGaattaaacaaaattcaaataaacTATTCCACTATTATTTTGATCATGAATGAATGGCATAGATTTATTCcatgttttttaatatttcattcattcatttcaTTCCATTCCTTTTATTTCATTACTTTTTATCCCACTAATTCCATTATACATATATGGCCTTACCTTGACATCAGTAACAAAAGATCATGTGATTTTATCACGTTATTTGTAGATTagtatttcattaaataaattgattttatGAGAAATATGTTAGTCAAAACTTGTAAAAATTTACCCTacactatatttgcgaagtgattttgccccatgtcctttctacaatcaatttcacaaaacaaatatgacatggctactgaaattgatgacatgacttCCGCAAAAATATGACAcgaataatttcatttaatgttgatttatatttttgacaaacttattagaatatgataataattcatatattacatttaatattgatatttctttttggtaaactttttttttaaaaatatggtaatagctcatacatcatctataaaataaatatattcatatataacatttcaaatttcgaaatattattatttttgtataattatccaatttgtattactaaagctttcaaaaattcctacaattttttagaattttaaatatctaatcctaagatcattagttttttatatacctacaaattttataaatattgtttaggctaaattttttataattatacaactttatattatttttattagttttatacaaattgatttaatatatatcaaatatatattatatattagtaaaaaaaatagtaaaatctataatatttaataaaaattatttttaaattatttactgCACGTGGTGCACTAAAACACCTAgtacttttaaatttaatccGTCATTACGTAATAGACGTAATTAACAATGCGTGGTGGGTTGAATTAAGAAATGTGAAAGCTGTTATATGTATTTAttcgatttgtttttttttaaacttaatttatccgatttgttttttttgaaactcaaTTTATCCGATTTGTTGCTGCATTATATATtgggttttctgcaaaaaaaccctcaaagtggtttttttttgcaaattaattCGCGAACTCAAAAATCCACGGGTCAACCCTCCAAGTGCCAGTCAAACCGCAATATAACCCTCGACCGTATTTATGTGTATGtgactgtgtataattttaacacTTTTTCAATACTAGGTCGTTTTGGcgctaattttttaatgaaaaaaaattgttaaactcGTGGTTTGAAATTTGAACATTAAATACCATGTGCATGCTATATAACCATCTCggccaacaaatatatttgtttacttaaCAAACGCAATTATATAGATTTCTAAAACGAAATGACCTTGTTTTTCTCGGACATGGGAGCTTGCGTAAATGCACAATGAAGGTGGggttcaacaattttttttcattaaaaaattaacgCTAAAATGACCtagtattgaaaaaatgttaaaattatacacagtcaaatacacataaatatggCAGAGAGTTATATTGCGGTTTGACTGGCATTTGGAAGGTTGACACGTGGGTTTTTGAGTTCgcggattaatttgcaaaaaaaatcacattgaaggcccttatatattattaatatatattattaagatCGTAACGATTAACGAGGAAAAAgactcgagagagagagagagagtcgagtCATGGAGACGATTGTTAAGGTAGCTTATGACGCATCCGTGAAGGCAGTTTTGACGTTGTTGGAGAAGAATCTATTACCGGATGTTGTCATAAGGAGGCTGACGCGACTGCTTCTCGCTGGTCGACTTCGTTCCGGTTACAAACCCACGGCGGAGCTGCAACTTTCCGATCTCCTCCGTTTCGTCAACTGTAAGTGACAACAtgcctagttttttttttgtcaaacaacaTACCTAGCTGAtcctcttgttttgttttttttttttttctttaaaaaaaaaaaaaagagattttgtATTATTGAGTGATTGTGACGGTCTTGTACGAACTGGTTGGCGTTTGCTTTTGGGTTTTAGTTTCGTCTGTCACCAGAAGACTTTAGTGGGCCACGGTACTAGGTTTTTGTGAGTAATCTTTTTGTTTCATGTGTGTAAAAAACATGTATATAGACCGGGTGATTGTGATCGAGTGGTAAAGAAACGAGACTGAGACTAAGTTTTAGGTTCGATGCACCTGTTGCGCGAAACTAAATCACAATTATCCTGGTCACCTAACATGGATATGAACATATGCTTTAGGgtccatttgaatacccggagAGATGATTTATCTGTGGGCTGCACCTCATTTGGAGATTAGTGTGGACCTTTCCATAGAGCTGAGATAcccagattaaaaaaaatgtaaattaaaaatctctatttttttggctcaaaattaaaaatctctTTGAAAATGtcatcttttattattattttttttgaaaaaaaatgtcatCTTTTATTGTTTGGATATTGTTGTTGATAGATCCACTAACacaaatttctttcttttttttttgggttaaaactaacacaaatttctttttttatagatttgtaGACCTAGAAACTCTACATCTCAGTTGTCTTGTTGACTGGATCTCCGTGATCTAAGCATACAAGACTACATCAAAGCCGTAGTTATATGATAGTTTTGTTGGATAGAAAAATCTACAACTCAGTTTTATCTTGTTAACCGTCCACAAATATACAATCTTCGTCTCCAATCAAATATGGGCATAGAtcgtttgatatttttaaatttatagcaATATTTTGTTTGCGTAGGTGATCCATATacaatcttcaaaaaaaaaatcaataaaaaaatttacatttgaAAATTAGAACGTTTTCATTTCTTATTGAATATTTTCGCAAAATGTAATTTTTGgtcaaacaaaacaatattctGCTATGTAAACCTAAATAAACATTCGAGGTCGTGGACTCATGTTACTCTAATGTTTCATATATGACAGCTATAAAAGAGATGCCTATAGCCATCAATACCGAGAAGCCGAAGACTCAACACTATGAATTACCAACGGCTTTCTTCGAACTTGTTCTTGGAAGAAACATGAAATACAGCTCTTGTTACTTCTCGAACGATTCAAATAGCTTAGAAGATGCAGAGGAAGCAATGTTGGCTCTATACTGCGAAAGAGCTAAAGTGGAAGATGGACAAAGTGTTCTTGACGTCGGATGTGGCTGGGGATCTTTGTCCTTGTACATTGCCCGCAAGTACAGCAACTGCAAGATAACAGGTCTATGCAACTCAAAAACACAGAAAGCATTTATCGATGAAAAATGCCGGTAAGTATAGTTTTCTCATTTCATCCTAAGCATTTCTCTAGTTCTATTAGATAAGCTAAGACTCTATTCATGTATGGTTCCTTAACTTGTTGTGTGTTTTGAAGGAAACGTGGGattcaaaatattgaaataattGTTGGAGATATTAGCACTTTTGAGCATGAAGGAACATATGACCGAGTACTCTCCATCGAAATGTTCGAGGTTAGGATCATTTTCTTGGATATAAACTTTATCATTATGTTACGTTTATCTAAGTTGATTGTTATTAGCATATGAAAAACTATGGAGAGCTTCTGAAGAAAATTGGAAGGTGGATGAAGGAAGATAGTCTTCTGTTTGTTCACTATTTCTGCCATAAGACTTTTGCTTACCACTTTGAGGTATAAATCTAATTTCAAAATTGGTTGATTATTCAATTATTTAACCACTTTTTCTTGACAATAAAGTTATATATCTTTGTGGCTATGTTGATTCACTATAGGATGTGAACGATGATGACTGGATCACAAGACACTTCTTCAGCGGAGGAACAATGCCATCAGCAAATCTTCTCCTCTACTTCCAAGTAATATACATTGCATACATAGTCTCACTTTGTTATCATCAAATGTAAACATATATGTCATTTATATTTTCAGGAAGATGTTACAATTGTGGATCATTGGCTACTAAATGGGAAGCATTATGCAAATACCAGGTAAATACTCTAAAAACTGACTGTTGTGATGATAGCAATAAGAAGATTGTAATTATATTGTGATAACTTTGCAGTGAAGAGTGGCTGAAGAGAATGGACAAGGAGATAGTTGCAATAAAGGAGATAATGGAGATGACTTATGGGAAAGAGGAGGCAGTGAAGTGGATGGTTTACTGGAGAACCTTCTTCATCGCGGTTGCTGAGCTTTTCGGATACAGCAATGGAGAAGAGTGGATGGTTTCACACTTCCTGTTCAAGAAGAAGTGATTctatatctttcttctcttaatAATCAGTTCTTGAATTCGTGAGTGCCAAATAAAGAATAAAGACATTCTCCTTCAACTTTGATTTCCTTCTAAGTAATAGATTCGTATgctttcctattttttttttaaaaaagttgctCAACGGAAATGTTTCAAAGAGACAAATGTAATGGTGAAACATAAAGTATCTCATTGACTGGATTCTTTTGAATCAGCTTTGCTTTGTTGGGTTCAGCTCACCATCGACTTCCAACATGCGAGTGAGAAGTTTACCATCTAGATTCTCCTGTTTGACATATACATGTAAACAGAAACAAACAATACTCAGAAAGAGAAGCTTATGGAATGGATTACACACAACATGAACAGAGCTGGGAGTTACCGAGAGACAGTGTCTGTACTTATCCCACTCAGCAACACACTCTTCTTTATCACATTGACCTTTCACGAACTTCTCTGAATACCATCTTCACAGAACCAAAAATAAAGGATGTAACTTTACGATCTCAAACGAAGAGAAGATTCAACGGTCCAAAGTTCAAACTCACTTGTTGAAGCAGTTGTGGTAAGCATTTCGCAAATCAGTACAGGGTGAAGCAGAGGAGCTAGCAGAAGTTgaatcctttttcttcaacaagcCCATATTCAACAAGATGATCTACAAAGAGAGAAACCAAACAAGAGAAAGTCTTCAACTCTGTTCTGTAAAAATTATGTAATGACGCCTTGTGAATTGCCAAAGATCAAacaaacataaatcaaataGAGACAAATCAGGAACAATACAAAAGCTTCAAGCTGAAGAATTTCAATTCGCAGAAGCAGAAACGTTttgtaaaaaatttgaaatttttaccGTTTTGTCAGATCAGGACAGGAAGACACAGTTTGATTCAGAccggaacaaaaaaaaaggtatgtCTGAAGAATAAAACCCGTAAATTCGCTAAAACCCGTAAACCTCAGATTCCATCCACGAGACTGTGAGCAGTAAGTACTTCTCTCCTTGAACCAGTTAATCACACGCACGACGACCACACGACGGAAGTTTCCGAGATAGTGTGGGGAAACTCTAAAACCGACGTCGTTTTCGCTAGAAAGAAAACCTTAAAGCCCAATAGCGTAACGTGGGCTTTCCAACTTGTAAGCTACGTAACCGACGTCGTTTTcgctaaaataaaataaacacgGTATTCAACGGTTAAGGCCCAATAGCGTATAGTGGGCTTTTTAACTTGTAAGTTACGTACAAAGGGAATCCAATCACGTGTGgtgatgatcatcatcatctcgcGTGGCGTGACATAAAACACTTCCTTCACtgcaattttttgtttttattttatttaaggataCACACTACACCTCGGATTAGCGAAAACAacctcaaaaaagaaaaaaaaaaaaagagaagatggaTCAGTTCAAAGGTCAACCTCGCCTCCCCAAGTTCGCCGTCCCCAAGCGCTACGATCTCCGTCTCACTCCCGATCTCGTCGCCTGTACTTTCACCGGAACGGTAGCGATCGATCTCGATGTAGTCGCCGATACTCGTTTCATCGTCCTCAACGCTGCTGATCTCGCGTTCAACGATGCCTCCGTTTCCTTCACTCCTCATAACTCCTCTCAGGTATTAATTTCAACGCTCCGACCACTGTCTCTATTttggctcttttttttttgttgttgttgttgttgttgtaataATGATGTGGATTCAGATTCCGACAATGTGATTAGGAGTTACTGTCTTTATGATTTGGATATGTACTTTCGATCTTAGCTATAAAAAGATGTCTGTCTTCTCGGGTTTTGATTGGATTGTGAAAAAAGTGTTTGGCTTGTTACTTGTTATGTTTCGTTTTATAAAAGAGATTACTTTTTATGTTTAAGCAGGCGCTTGCAGCTCCTAAAGTGTCACTCTTTGAAGAGGATGAGATTCTTGTGCTTGAGTTTGCTGAGAATCTTCCTCATGGAGTTGGAGTTCTACAAATGGCTTTTGATGGAATACTCAGTGACAAGATGAAGGGATTCTACAAaaggtgaattttttttttacatttctgTAAGTAAGAAGTTTACATAGATAAGGGTTTGTACCTCAAAGTGTCCTCTTGGTGTGCAGTACCTACGAACATAACGGCGAGAAGAAGAACATGGCCGTTACTCAGTTTGAACCAGCCGATGCTAGGAGATGCTTCCCCTGCTGGGATGAACCTGCTTGCaaggtacttttttttttcttctctttgccTCCACTTTTATCAGCATGAAGAgcatattgtttttgttttcacaaTAGGCTACCTTTAAGATAACACTGGAGGTGCCTTCTGATTTGGTGGCGCTCTCCAACATGCCCGTTGTGGAGGAGAAAGTTAATGGGAGCGTGAAGGTTGTCTCTTATCAAGAGTCACCGATAATGTCTACATACTTGGTGGCGATTGTTGTTGGTTTGTTTGACTACGTGGAAGATCACACATCCGAtggtaaaaattaatttttattcctTATTATCTCCTGTTTAGTCAAACCTCTAAACCAAGTGTCTATCTTTTGCTCAGGGATCAAAGTCAGAGTGTACTGTCAAGTGGGCAAAGCTGACCAAGGGAAATTTGCATTACATGTTGGTGCAAAGACTTTGGATCTGTTCAAAGAGTAGGTTTTGAAAGTACATCTGCTTGCATCAATCATATTCGTTTCAAAATGACACCAATTATTCTTGTAGGTACTTTGCTGTGCCGTATCCCCTTCCCAAAATCGATATGATTGCGATCCCGGATTTTGCTGCTGGAGCTATGGAGAATTACGGTTTAGTTACATACCGTGAAACAGCTCTTCTTTATGATGAGCAACATTCAGCAGCTTCTAACAAACAAAGGGTACTGCAAACGTGTCCTTTTAATTTATCAGAAAAGATTTTCTTGTGATTTATCTAAAGCATTTAACTTCTGCTGCTAGGTTGCGACTGTAGTTGCTCATGAACTGGCCCACCAGTGGTTTGGCAATCTCGTCACTATGGAGTGGTGGACTCATCTGTGGCTGAACGAGGGTTTTGCTACTTGGGTACATTGCAACTCTAGGCCTTTGTATTTATAATGATTTTGAGTTCTGTTGTGAATGTTTTGTTACTCCTTGTCTATTTCAGGTCAGCTACTTGGCTACTGATAGTTTGTTCCCTGAGTGGAAAATCTGGACCCAGTTTTTAGATGAATCTACTGAGGGTCTAAGGCTAGATGGGCTTGAGGAGTCTCACCCAATAGAGGTAACCAAAATAAgtatatatgttattaaatgTGACACTATTATTACCTATTTATCATAAATCTGAACTTTCCTCAGGTGGAGGTTAATCATGCTTCTGAAATTGATGAAATATTTGATGCAATAAGCTACAGGAAGGGTGCATCTGTCATCCGCATGCTACAAAGTTATCTTGGTGCTGAAGTTTTTCAGGTTCTGCTCTTAGTAATTTTCTCTTATACTCTCATATTATTTTATGGAAAAATATGGTGGCATCTATTGTCAATTTCCCCAATGTCTCCATAACTTCTTACTCTATTTATATGGTAAGCAGAAGTCGCTTGCTGCATACGTTAAACGTCATGCTTACTCAAACGCAAAGACAGAAGACTTGTGGACCGCTTTGGAAGAGGGTTCAGGAGAGCCTGTGAACAAGCTTATGAGTTCTTGGACAAAGCAAATGGGATATCCTGTTGTCTCAGCCAAACTAAAAGATGGCAAACTGGAACTTGAGCAGGTtcataaacttatttttttccttGCTGGATGT contains these protein-coding regions:
- the LOC106368758 gene encoding (S)-coclaurine N-methyltransferase, whose translation is METIVKVAYDASVKAVLTLLEKNLLPDVVIRRLTRLLLAGRLRSGYKPTAELQLSDLLRFVNSIKEMPIAINTEKPKTQHYELPTAFFELVLGRNMKYSSCYFSNDSNSLEDAEEAMLALYCERAKVEDGQSVLDVGCGWGSLSLYIARKYSNCKITGLCNSKTQKAFIDEKCRKRGIQNIEIIVGDISTFEHEGTYDRVLSIEMFEHMKNYGELLKKIGRWMKEDSLLFVHYFCHKTFAYHFEDVNDDDWITRHFFSGGTMPSANLLLYFQEDVTIVDHWLLNGKHYANTSEEWLKRMDKEIVAIKEIMEMTYGKEEAVKWMVYWRTFFIAVAELFGYSNGEEWMVSHFLFKKK
- the LOC106368759 gene encoding uncharacterized protein At4g33100, with translation MGLLKKKDSTSASSSASPCTDLRNAYHNCFNKWYSEKFVKGQCDKEECVAEWDKYRHCLSENLDGKLLTRMLEVDGELNPTKQS
- the LOC106368761 gene encoding aminopeptidase M1-like, which codes for MDQFKGQPRLPKFAVPKRYDLRLTPDLVACTFTGTVAIDLDVVADTRFIVLNAADLAFNDASVSFTPHNSSQALAAPKVSLFEEDEILVLEFAENLPHGVGVLQMAFDGILSDKMKGFYKSTYEHNGEKKNMAVTQFEPADARRCFPCWDEPACKATFKITLEVPSDLVALSNMPVVEEKVNGSVKVVSYQESPIMSTYLVAIVVGLFDYVEDHTSDGIKVRVYCQVGKADQGKFALHVGAKTLDLFKEYFAVPYPLPKIDMIAIPDFAAGAMENYGLVTYRETALLYDEQHSAASNKQRVATVVAHELAHQWFGNLVTMEWWTHLWLNEGFATWVSYLATDSLFPEWKIWTQFLDESTEGLRLDGLEESHPIEVEVNHASEIDEIFDAISYRKGASVIRMLQSYLGAEVFQKSLAAYVKRHAYSNAKTEDLWTALEEGSGEPVNKLMSSWTKQMGYPVVSAKLKDGKLELEQSRFLSSGSPGEGQWIVPVTLCCGSYDVRKNFLLESKSGAYDIKELLGCSIGDGTCSWIKINVDQAGFYRVKYDDSLAAGLRKATESQRLTAIDRYGILDDSFALCMARQQSLASLLTLISAYKKELDYTVLSNLIVISYKVVKIAADVSSELTSGIKQFFIGVFQLAAGRLGWDPKQGESHLDAMLRGEVLTALTAFGHDETLKEAIRRFDAFLADRNTSLLPPDLRRAAYVAVMQRANKSDKSGYESLLKVYRETDLSQEKTRILGSLACCPDPSIVQDVLNFVLSDEVRNQDAVYGLSGVSWEGREVAWKWLQEKWEYIEKTWGSGFLLTRFISAVVSSFASFEKAKEVQEYFITRSKPSMARTLKQSIEKVHINANWVESIKKEDNLTHLVAQLSSN